One stretch of Ornithinimicrobium ciconiae DNA includes these proteins:
- the rpsE gene encoding 30S ribosomal protein S5 gives MADNQRRGTGATSGTDNSSDRRGGRGDRRDSRDRDNRRGGREDERNQYMERVVTINRVAKVVKGGRRFSFTALVVVGDGDGTVGVGYGKAKEVPAAIAKGVEEAKKNFFRVPRIAGTIPHPVQGETAAGVVMLRPASPGTGVIAGGPVRAVLECAGIHDVLSKSLGSDNSINVVHAAVQALKELEPPEAVAARRGLPLEHVAPAAMLKARAEAGA, from the coding sequence ATGGCCGACAACCAGCGCCGTGGGACCGGTGCCACCAGCGGCACCGACAACAGCTCGGACCGTCGCGGAGGACGCGGCGACCGCCGAGACAGCCGTGACCGCGACAACCGTCGCGGCGGGCGTGAGGACGAGCGCAACCAGTACATGGAGCGCGTCGTCACGATCAACCGGGTGGCCAAGGTCGTCAAGGGTGGTCGCCGCTTCAGCTTCACCGCGCTGGTCGTGGTGGGCGATGGCGACGGCACCGTGGGCGTCGGCTACGGCAAGGCCAAGGAGGTGCCCGCGGCTATCGCCAAGGGTGTCGAGGAGGCCAAGAAGAACTTCTTCCGCGTCCCCCGCATTGCCGGGACTATCCCGCACCCCGTCCAGGGTGAGACCGCTGCCGGTGTCGTGATGCTGCGCCCGGCCAGCCCGGGTACCGGTGTCATCGCCGGTGGTCCGGTGCGCGCCGTCCTGGAGTGCGCCGGCATCCACGACGTGCTCAGCAAGTCGCTGGGCTCGGACAACTCCATCAATGTCGTGCACGCTGCCGTGCAGGCGCTCAAGGAGCTTGAGCCCCCGGAGGCCGTCGCGGCGCGCCGCGGACTGCCCCTTGAGCACGTGGCCCCGGCAGCGATGCTCAAGGCTCGCGCAGAGGCAGGTGCCTGA
- the rplO gene encoding 50S ribosomal protein L15: protein MAESVEKGAPSTSALKVHHLRPAPGAKTKKTRVGRGEASKGKTAGRGTKGTKARYQVPEAFEGGQTPLHMRLPKLRGFKNRFKTTYQVVNLDKLSELYPQGGAVTVEDLVAKGGVRKGHPVKVLGTGEITSAIQVSGVRFSASAKEKIEAAGGSVTEA from the coding sequence ATGGCTGAGTCCGTCGAGAAGGGTGCCCCGAGCACCAGCGCACTGAAGGTGCACCACCTGCGCCCGGCCCCGGGCGCCAAGACCAAGAAGACCCGTGTGGGTCGCGGTGAGGCATCCAAGGGCAAGACCGCCGGTCGCGGCACCAAGGGCACCAAGGCGCGTTACCAGGTGCCCGAGGCCTTCGAGGGTGGGCAGACCCCGCTGCACATGCGGCTGCCCAAGCTGCGCGGTTTCAAGAACCGGTTCAAGACCACCTACCAGGTCGTCAATCTTGACAAGCTGTCCGAGCTCTACCCGCAGGGTGGCGCCGTGACCGTCGAGGACCTGGTCGCCAAGGGCGGGGTCCGCAAGGGCCACCCCGTCAAGGTCCTGGGCACGGGAGAGATCACCAGCGCCATCCAGGTGAGCGGAGTCCGCTTCTCCGCCAGCGCCAAGGAGAAGATCGAGGCCGCTGGCGGCTCGGTCACCGAGGCCTGA
- a CDS encoding DNA-directed RNA polymerase subunit alpha, translated as MLIAQRPTLSEEVISDARSRFSIEPLEPGFGYTLGNSLRRTLLSSIPGAAITSIRVDGVLHEFSTIPGVKEDLTEIILNLKTLVVSSEHDEPVIMYLRKQGAGPVTAADIAPPAGVEVHNPDLHIATLNDSGKVEMELTVERGRGYVSAQQNKSGDQEIGRIPVDSIYSPVLAVTYKVEATRVEQRTDFDRLVLDVETKNSMVPRDAMASAGKTLVELFGLARELNVEAEGIEIGPSPTDAALASDLALPIEDLDLTVRSYNCLKREGVHTVGELVSRSEADLLDIRNFGAKSIDEVKEKLADMNLSLKDSPPGFDPAQADLSEDLEDEGDASFAEDEQY; from the coding sequence GTGCTCATCGCACAGCGTCCCACCCTGTCCGAGGAGGTCATCTCCGACGCCCGGTCGCGGTTCTCCATCGAGCCGCTCGAGCCGGGCTTCGGCTACACCCTCGGCAACTCCCTGCGCCGGACCCTGCTGTCCAGCATCCCCGGCGCCGCGATCACCAGCATCCGCGTCGACGGTGTGCTGCACGAGTTCTCCACCATCCCGGGGGTGAAGGAGGACCTCACCGAGATCATCCTGAACCTGAAGACCCTGGTCGTCTCCAGCGAGCACGACGAGCCGGTCATCATGTACCTGCGCAAGCAGGGTGCGGGCCCCGTCACCGCCGCGGACATCGCGCCGCCGGCCGGTGTCGAGGTGCACAACCCGGACCTGCACATCGCGACGCTGAACGACAGCGGCAAGGTCGAGATGGAGCTGACGGTCGAGCGTGGCCGTGGCTATGTCTCCGCTCAGCAGAACAAGTCCGGTGACCAGGAGATCGGCCGCATCCCGGTCGACTCCATCTACTCACCGGTGCTCGCCGTGACCTACAAGGTCGAGGCGACCCGTGTCGAGCAGCGCACCGACTTTGACCGTCTCGTGCTGGACGTCGAGACCAAGAACTCGATGGTTCCGCGCGACGCCATGGCCTCCGCCGGCAAGACCCTGGTCGAGCTGTTCGGTCTGGCCCGTGAGCTCAATGTCGAGGCCGAGGGCATCGAGATCGGCCCGTCGCCGACCGACGCCGCCCTGGCTTCCGACCTGGCCCTGCCGATCGAGGACCTGGACCTGACCGTCCGGTCCTACAACTGCCTCAAGCGCGAGGGCGTCCACACGGTGGGCGAGCTCGTCAGCCGCAGCGAGGCCGACTTGCTGGACATCCGCAACTTCGGTGCGAAGTCCATCGACGAGGTCAAGGAGAAGCTGGCCGACATGAACCTGTCCCTCAAGGACAGCCCCCCCGGGTTCGACCCGGCTCAGGCTGACCTCTCTGAGGACCTGGAAGACGAGGGCGACGCCAGCTTCGCCGAGGACGAGCAGTACTGA
- a CDS encoding EamA family transporter, which produces MPIRHRLLAVSVAVMWGLNFTAIHASLEHFPPFFLVALRFLVLAIPTVFLVPWPEVPLRWLLGYGLGFGTLQFLFLYWGMAAGMPVGLASLVLQASAPFTVLLGALFLRERMTGQQVLGILIAVGGLTLVALHRAQVAAILPFLLTLAGALGWAIGNICNRQARPRSPLHLTLWVSVVPPLPMLAVSLVVEGPSRIGASLSTALTPEARPALVGLAYTVVFGTVVGTGIWTWLMARHPAGVVAPYSLLVPVAGMLAAWFVLGERVSGPELLGGVIVVVGVLLGSLRRHPRGGTIVPPQPNHQVSMSISQ; this is translated from the coding sequence ATGCCGATCCGTCACCGCCTCCTGGCCGTCTCGGTGGCCGTCATGTGGGGTCTGAACTTCACGGCGATCCACGCCTCGCTGGAGCACTTCCCGCCGTTCTTCCTGGTGGCCCTGCGCTTCCTGGTCCTGGCCATCCCGACCGTCTTCCTGGTCCCGTGGCCGGAAGTGCCGCTGCGCTGGCTGCTCGGATATGGCCTGGGCTTCGGCACCCTGCAGTTCCTCTTCCTCTACTGGGGCATGGCGGCGGGGATGCCGGTCGGCCTGGCCTCCCTGGTGCTGCAGGCCTCCGCCCCGTTCACGGTCCTGCTCGGCGCGCTCTTCCTGCGTGAGCGGATGACCGGCCAGCAGGTGCTCGGGATCCTGATCGCGGTCGGCGGGCTGACGCTGGTGGCGTTGCACCGCGCGCAGGTCGCTGCGATCCTGCCCTTCCTGCTGACTCTCGCGGGCGCCCTGGGCTGGGCGATCGGCAACATCTGCAACCGGCAGGCCCGCCCGCGAAGCCCCCTGCACCTGACGCTCTGGGTCTCGGTCGTCCCGCCCCTGCCGATGCTGGCCGTCTCGCTGGTGGTCGAGGGGCCGTCGAGGATCGGGGCATCCCTGAGCACAGCGCTCACCCCGGAGGCTCGCCCCGCCCTGGTGGGGTTGGCCTACACAGTGGTCTTCGGCACGGTCGTCGGAACCGGCATCTGGACCTGGCTGATGGCGCGCCACCCGGCCGGGGTCGTGGCGCCCTACTCACTGCTGGTCCCGGTCGCCGGCATGCTGGCTGCCTGGTTCGTGCTGGGTGAGCGGGTCAGCGGCCCGGAGCTGCTCGGTGGAGTCATCGTGGTCGTGGGTGTCCTGCTCGGGTCACTGCGTCGACATCCGCGCGGCGGCACCATCGTGCCGCCTCAGCCCAACCACCAGGTGTCGATGTCGATCAGCCAGTGA
- the rpsM gene encoding 30S ribosomal protein S13 — translation MARLIGVDLPREKRVEVALTYIFGVGRTRADKTLEATGVDPATRVKDLTDEQLVQLRDHLEGNYRLEGDLRREVAADIRRKVEIGSYQGLRHRRGLPVHGQRTKTNARTRKGPKRTVAGKKKAAK, via the coding sequence ATGGCACGTCTCATCGGTGTTGACCTCCCGCGCGAGAAGCGCGTCGAGGTCGCTCTCACCTATATCTTCGGCGTGGGTCGCACCCGCGCCGACAAGACGCTGGAGGCCACGGGCGTCGACCCGGCCACCCGCGTCAAGGACCTGACGGACGAGCAGCTGGTCCAGCTGCGTGACCACCTTGAGGGCAACTACCGCCTTGAGGGTGACCTGCGTCGTGAGGTCGCCGCGGACATCCGCCGCAAGGTCGAGATCGGCAGCTACCAGGGTCTGCGGCACCGCCGCGGTCTGCCGGTGCACGGTCAGCGCACCAAGACCAACGCCCGCACCCGCAAGGGTCCCAAGCGGACCGTCGCAGGCAAGAAGAAGGCCGCCAAGTAA
- the rplF gene encoding 50S ribosomal protein L6, which produces MSRIGRLPVTVPSGVEVAVNGSNVTVKGPKGQLEHTVAEPISVAAGESGALEVSRPNDERESRALHGLTRSLIANMVEGVTNGYTKKLEIHGTGYRVVAKGSDLEFALGYSHPILVKAPEGITFQVENPTRFAVSGIDKQQVGEVAANIRKLRKPDPYKGKGVRYEGEHIRRKVGKAGK; this is translated from the coding sequence ATGTCTCGTATTGGACGACTTCCGGTCACCGTGCCCTCTGGGGTTGAGGTGGCTGTCAACGGCAGCAATGTCACAGTGAAGGGCCCGAAGGGTCAGCTCGAGCACACCGTTGCCGAGCCGATCTCCGTGGCCGCCGGTGAGAGCGGTGCCCTCGAGGTGTCCCGCCCCAACGACGAGCGTGAGTCCCGTGCCCTGCACGGACTCACTCGCTCCCTGATCGCCAACATGGTCGAGGGCGTCACCAACGGCTACACCAAGAAGCTGGAGATCCACGGCACCGGCTACCGCGTCGTGGCCAAGGGAAGCGACCTGGAGTTCGCTCTGGGCTACTCCCACCCGATCCTGGTAAAGGCCCCGGAGGGAATCACCTTCCAGGTCGAGAACCCCACCCGGTTCGCGGTGTCGGGCATCGACAAGCAGCAGGTCGGCGAGGTGGCTGCGAACATCCGCAAGCTGCGCAAGCCTGACCCCTACAAGGGCAAGGGTGTGCGCTACGAGGGTGAGCACATCCGCCGCAAGGTCGGAAAGGCTGGTAAGTAA
- the rpmJ gene encoding 50S ribosomal protein L36, with product MKVQPSVKKICDKCKVIRRNGRVMVICENLRHKQRQG from the coding sequence ATGAAGGTTCAGCCGAGCGTCAAGAAGATCTGCGACAAGTGCAAGGTGATCCGCCGTAACGGCCGGGTCATGGTGATCTGCGAGAACCTGCGCCACAAGCAGCGCCAGGGCTGA
- the secY gene encoding preprotein translocase subunit SecY, which yields MLSAFVRAFKTPDLRKKILFTLGILAIFRLGSHIPAPGIDYGLVQRCQDMATSTNAALGMVNLFSGGALLQLSIFALGVMPYITAAIIVQLLTVVIPRFEALKKEGQAGQTKMTQYTRYLTIGLAVLQSSTLITFARNPSTLFGGSCSTVMPDESVGVIVLMVLTMTAGTGLIMWLGEQITERGVGNGMSLLIFTAIAAGFPSSLAVIQQKSWSTLVLVLALGVVIMTLVVFVEQCQRRIPVQYAKRMIGRRQYGGTSTYIPLKMNMANVIPIIFASSILMLPTMIGQFNTPSDGSPAPEWVTWVNRYLGMGIQGQDTHWLYMLIYTVMIIFFAFFYTSVTFNPDDVSDNMKKYGGFIPGIRAGRPTAEYLAYVLNRITTPGAIYLAILSLIPLIAFNVLGTSQDFPFGGASIIIIVGVGLQTVKQIESQLQQHDYEGFLR from the coding sequence GTGCTTTCCGCGTTCGTGCGAGCGTTCAAGACGCCTGATCTTCGCAAGAAGATCCTCTTCACGCTCGGCATCCTGGCGATTTTCCGCCTCGGTAGCCACATCCCCGCACCGGGCATCGACTACGGTCTGGTGCAGCGCTGCCAGGACATGGCCACCTCCACCAACGCCGCTCTGGGCATGGTGAACCTGTTCAGTGGCGGTGCGTTGCTGCAGCTGTCGATCTTCGCCCTCGGCGTGATGCCCTACATCACCGCGGCGATCATCGTCCAGCTGCTGACGGTGGTGATCCCGCGCTTCGAGGCCCTCAAGAAGGAGGGCCAGGCCGGGCAGACCAAGATGACGCAGTACACCCGCTATCTGACCATCGGTCTGGCGGTGCTGCAGTCCTCCACGCTGATCACCTTCGCGCGCAACCCCTCCACACTCTTTGGCGGCAGCTGCTCGACGGTCATGCCCGACGAGTCCGTCGGCGTCATCGTGCTCATGGTGCTGACCATGACCGCCGGCACCGGTCTGATCATGTGGCTGGGCGAGCAGATCACCGAGCGCGGCGTCGGCAACGGCATGTCCCTGCTGATCTTCACCGCCATCGCAGCGGGCTTCCCGAGCTCGCTGGCAGTCATCCAGCAGAAGTCCTGGAGCACCCTGGTCCTGGTGCTCGCCCTCGGCGTGGTGATCATGACGCTCGTCGTCTTCGTCGAGCAGTGCCAGCGCCGCATCCCGGTGCAGTACGCCAAGCGGATGATCGGACGTCGCCAGTACGGCGGCACCTCCACCTACATCCCGCTGAAGATGAACATGGCCAACGTCATCCCGATCATCTTCGCCAGCTCGATCCTGATGCTGCCGACGATGATCGGACAGTTCAACACCCCCAGCGACGGCTCGCCGGCCCCCGAGTGGGTGACCTGGGTCAACCGCTACCTGGGGATGGGCATCCAGGGCCAGGACACGCACTGGCTCTACATGCTCATCTACACCGTGATGATCATCTTCTTCGCGTTCTTCTACACCTCGGTCACGTTCAACCCCGACGATGTCTCGGACAACATGAAGAAGTACGGCGGCTTCATCCCGGGCATCCGCGCCGGACGTCCGACGGCCGAGTACCTCGCCTATGTCCTCAACCGGATCACCACCCCGGGTGCGATCTATCTGGCGATCCTCTCGCTGATCCCGCTGATCGCCTTCAACGTGTTGGGGACCAGCCAGGACTTCCCCTTTGGCGGAGCATCCATCATCATCATCGTGGGAGTCGGTCTGCAGACGGTCAAGCAGATCGAGTCCCAGCTCCAGCAGCACGACTATGAAGGGTTCCTCCGCTGA
- the truA gene encoding tRNA pseudouridine(38-40) synthase TruA — MRIRIDLAYDGTDFSGWAAQPGLRTVEGEVSSALGTILRTDPVRLTVGGRTDAGVHARGSVAHVDIDHAAWTRLQGRSDRPPHEAAVTRLAGVLPADIVVRAVTEVADAFDARFSALRRRYTYRICDRPSTLDPLRRRDTVAHKKSLDVEAMDEAARGLVGLNDFAAFCKKREGATTVRTLLGYSWERGADGILTGTVVADAFCHSMVRALVGSVVPVGEGRYAVGWPAEILTAGVRDPRVTVMPAHGLCLEEIVYPADDHQLATRAQQARASRTLP; from the coding sequence GTGCGCATCCGGATCGACCTGGCCTACGACGGCACTGACTTCTCAGGGTGGGCGGCGCAGCCGGGGCTGCGCACCGTCGAGGGTGAGGTGTCCTCCGCGCTCGGCACCATCCTGCGCACCGACCCCGTCCGGCTGACCGTGGGTGGGCGGACCGATGCCGGGGTGCACGCCCGCGGTTCCGTGGCGCACGTCGACATCGACCACGCCGCCTGGACGAGGCTCCAGGGCCGCTCGGACCGGCCACCGCACGAGGCCGCAGTGACCCGGCTTGCCGGCGTGCTGCCCGCCGACATCGTGGTGCGTGCCGTCACCGAGGTCGCCGACGCGTTCGATGCCCGCTTCTCCGCGCTGCGGCGGCGCTACACCTATCGGATCTGCGACCGTCCCAGCACGCTCGACCCGCTGCGGCGCCGCGACACCGTGGCCCACAAGAAGTCGCTCGACGTTGAGGCGATGGACGAGGCCGCGCGTGGACTCGTCGGCCTCAACGACTTCGCCGCGTTCTGCAAGAAGCGGGAGGGCGCGACCACGGTGCGCACCCTGCTGGGCTACTCCTGGGAGAGGGGAGCGGACGGCATACTCACCGGAACCGTCGTGGCTGACGCCTTCTGCCACAGCATGGTCCGGGCGCTGGTCGGGTCGGTGGTCCCGGTCGGCGAGGGGCGGTATGCCGTGGGCTGGCCCGCCGAGATCCTCACCGCTGGCGTCCGGGACCCGCGCGTGACGGTGATGCCTGCGCATGGGCTCTGCCTGGAAGAGATTGTCTATCCGGCCGATGACCACCAGCTCGCGACACGGGCGCAGCAGGCCAGGGCCAGCCGCACGCTGCCCTGA
- the infA gene encoding translation initiation factor IF-1, with the protein MAKKEGVIEIEGSIVEALPNAMFRVELTNGHVVLAHISGKMRQHYIRILPEDRVVVELSPYDLTRGRIVFRYR; encoded by the coding sequence ATGGCGAAGAAGGAAGGCGTCATTGAGATCGAGGGCAGCATTGTTGAGGCCCTCCCGAACGCGATGTTCCGAGTCGAGCTGACCAACGGTCACGTTGTGCTGGCTCACATCTCGGGCAAGATGCGTCAGCACTACATCCGGATCCTCCCCGAGGACCGGGTTGTCGTGGAGCTCAGCCCGTACGACCTGACCCGCGGACGCATCGTCTTCCGTTACCGCTGA
- the rplR gene encoding 50S ribosomal protein L18: MAMIIKRAKGKNAARIRRHTRLRKKVMGTASRPRLVVNRSSRHVFVQLVDDDSSTTLASASTMEADLREMEGDKTAKAKRVGELLAERAKAAGVETVVFDRGGNRYAGRVAAIADGAREGGLSL; encoded by the coding sequence ATGGCAATGATCATCAAGCGTGCCAAGGGCAAGAATGCCGCGCGCATTCGCCGGCACACCCGTTTGCGCAAGAAGGTCATGGGCACCGCATCGCGCCCCCGCCTGGTCGTGAACCGCTCCTCGCGCCACGTCTTCGTCCAGCTGGTTGACGACGACTCGAGCACCACGCTCGCGTCCGCGTCGACCATGGAGGCGGACCTGCGCGAGATGGAGGGCGACAAGACCGCCAAGGCCAAGCGCGTGGGCGAGTTGCTCGCCGAGCGCGCCAAGGCTGCCGGGGTCGAGACGGTCGTCTTCGACCGTGGAGGCAACCGCTACGCCGGTCGCGTCGCCGCGATCGCTGATGGCGCACGAGAGGGCGGTCTGTCCCTGTGA
- the rpsK gene encoding 30S ribosomal protein S11, with product MNAPKSRSTAGARKVRKKEKKNVAFGQAHIKSTFSNTIISITDPTGAVIAWASSGQVGFKGSRKSTPYAAQMAAEAAARRAMDHGMRKVDVFVKGPGSGRETAIRSLTAAGLEVGAISDVTPQAHNGVRPPKKRRV from the coding sequence ATGAATGCCCCCAAGAGCCGTAGCACGGCCGGCGCACGCAAGGTGCGCAAGAAGGAAAAGAAGAACGTTGCCTTCGGGCAGGCTCACATCAAGAGCACGTTCAGCAACACCATCATCTCGATCACTGACCCGACCGGTGCGGTGATCGCGTGGGCCTCGTCCGGCCAGGTCGGATTCAAGGGCTCGCGCAAGTCCACCCCGTATGCCGCCCAGATGGCTGCCGAGGCTGCTGCCCGTCGCGCCATGGACCACGGCATGCGCAAGGTCGACGTGTTCGTCAAGGGCCCGGGTTCCGGTCGCGAGACCGCTATCCGCTCGCTCACCGCTGCTGGCCTTGAGGTCGGTGCCATCTCTGATGTCACCCCCCAGGCACACAACGGTGTGCGTCCGCCCAAGAAGCGTCGCGTCTGA
- the rpsD gene encoding 30S ribosomal protein S4 produces the protein MARYTGPITKKSRRLKVDLVGGDKNFDLRPFPPGQHGRRRSQEKEYLTQLQEKQKARFTYGVMEKQFRRYYAEAARRPGRTGSNLLTILESRLDNVVYRAGLARTRRAARQLVTHGHFEVNGHRVDVPSYRVEPYDIITVRKQSVEKFPIELARQTFGDRPVPAWMKVVPGSLQILIHQLPVREQIDTILTEQLIVELYSKN, from the coding sequence ATGGCCCGTTACACCGGACCCATCACCAAGAAGTCCCGCCGGCTCAAGGTCGACCTCGTCGGTGGAGACAAGAACTTCGACCTGCGTCCGTTCCCCCCGGGGCAGCACGGCCGCCGCCGCAGCCAGGAGAAGGAATACCTGACCCAGCTGCAGGAGAAGCAGAAGGCTCGCTTCACCTATGGCGTCATGGAGAAGCAGTTCCGCCGCTACTACGCCGAGGCCGCACGTCGCCCCGGCCGCACCGGCTCGAACCTGCTGACCATCCTCGAGTCCCGCCTGGACAACGTGGTCTACCGCGCTGGCCTGGCACGCACCCGTCGTGCCGCCCGCCAGCTGGTCACCCACGGCCACTTCGAGGTCAACGGCCACCGCGTGGACGTCCCGTCCTACCGCGTCGAGCCCTACGACATCATCACGGTCCGCAAGCAGTCCGTCGAGAAGTTCCCGATCGAGCTGGCCCGCCAGACTTTCGGTGACCGTCCCGTCCCGGCCTGGATGAAGGTCGTCCCGGGCTCGCTGCAGATCCTGATCCACCAGCTGCCCGTGCGTGAGCAGATCGACACGATCCTCACCGAGCAGCTCATCGTCGAGCTCTACTCGAAGAATTAG
- the rpmD gene encoding 50S ribosomal protein L30 produces MASLKVTQIKSEIGGKHMHRETLRSLGLKRIGHTVVKEDRPEFRGMVRAVAHLVTVEEVD; encoded by the coding sequence ATGGCTTCGTTGAAGGTGACCCAGATCAAGTCCGAGATCGGTGGCAAGCACATGCATCGCGAGACCCTGCGTTCGCTGGGCCTCAAGCGCATCGGCCACACGGTCGTCAAGGAGGACCGCCCGGAGTTCCGGGGCATGGTCCGTGCGGTCGCCCACCTGGTGACCGTCGAGGAGGTTGACTGA
- a CDS encoding adenylate kinase, whose amino-acid sequence MRMIILGPPGAGKGTQATLIAENRAIPAISTGDIFRANIKNETELGLQVKEILASGGYVTDEVTNAIVRDRLTKSDAAAGFLLDGYPRTVGQVEALDEMLADQGAALDLVLELVVQTDEVVGRLLARAQEQGRADDTEEVIRARMEKYAEETAPLAAIYRDRGLLRQVDGMGSVKEVSARVQEALDTRPTNGNHSAL is encoded by the coding sequence ATGCGCATGATCATCCTCGGCCCCCCCGGGGCAGGCAAGGGCACGCAGGCCACCCTGATCGCGGAGAACCGCGCCATCCCGGCGATCTCCACCGGTGACATCTTCCGTGCCAACATCAAGAACGAGACCGAGCTCGGCCTGCAGGTCAAGGAGATCCTCGCCTCGGGTGGTTACGTCACCGATGAGGTGACCAACGCCATCGTCCGGGACCGACTCACCAAGTCTGACGCGGCCGCGGGCTTCCTGCTGGACGGCTATCCCCGCACCGTGGGGCAGGTCGAGGCGCTGGACGAGATGCTCGCGGACCAGGGTGCCGCCCTGGACCTCGTGCTGGAGCTGGTCGTCCAGACCGACGAGGTCGTGGGACGCCTCCTCGCGCGGGCCCAGGAGCAGGGGCGCGCGGACGACACGGAAGAGGTGATCCGCGCCCGCATGGAGAAGTATGCCGAGGAGACCGCTCCGCTGGCTGCGATCTACCGGGACCGTGGGCTGCTGCGCCAGGTCGACGGCATGGGCTCGGTCAAGGAGGTCTCCGCGCGTGTCCAGGAGGCTCTGGATACCCGGCCCACCAACGGCAATCACAGCGCACTCTGA
- the rplQ gene encoding 50S ribosomal protein L17, producing MPTPTKGPRLGGGPAHERLILSNLATALFEHDRITTTEAKAKRLRPMAERLVTFAKRGDLHNRRRVLATIRDKGVVHRLFTEIAPDMAERQGGYTRITKIAARKGDNAPMAVIELVREPVAKKAVVTQAEGATKRAAKDKKAAEAAAITDAELAAEEPTTTDAAEVEKAQAEVEAAESADVTPAAPAETAEVNDEGTEDVTEAANTVKDDA from the coding sequence ATGCCTACCCCCACGAAGGGCCCGCGCCTCGGCGGCGGTCCGGCGCACGAGCGCCTGATCCTGTCCAACCTCGCCACCGCCCTGTTCGAGCACGACCGCATCACCACCACCGAGGCCAAGGCCAAGCGCCTGCGCCCGATGGCTGAGCGCCTGGTGACCTTTGCCAAGCGCGGCGACCTGCACAACCGTCGTCGCGTGCTGGCCACCATCCGCGACAAGGGTGTGGTGCACCGTCTCTTCACCGAGATCGCACCGGACATGGCCGAGCGCCAGGGTGGATACACCCGCATCACCAAGATCGCGGCGCGCAAGGGCGACAACGCCCCCATGGCCGTGATCGAGCTGGTCCGCGAGCCGGTGGCCAAGAAGGCCGTCGTCACGCAGGCCGAGGGCGCCACCAAGCGTGCGGCCAAGGACAAGAAGGCTGCCGAGGCCGCCGCGATCACGGACGCCGAGCTGGCTGCCGAGGAGCCGACCACCACCGACGCCGCCGAGGTCGAGAAGGCCCAGGCCGAGGTGGAGGCCGCTGAGAGCGCCGACGTCACCCCGGCCGCCCCCGCCGAGACCGCTGAGGTCAACGACGAGGGCACCGAGGACGTCACCGAGGCCGCCAACACGGTCAAGGATGACGCCTGA
- the map gene encoding type I methionyl aminopeptidase: protein MSFLRRPKIEAKTTEQILLMREAGLVVGKTLQRVRERAVPGITTGQLDALAEEHIRSLDSVPSFKGYHGFPGSLCVSVNEEVVHGIPGERVLHEGDLVSIDCGAIFSGWHGDAAISLIVGGPEAGSAQDRALVEDTEAALWAGIAALRVGGRLFDVGDAVEGSVEGALERRRIAGQDLSYGILEDYVGHGIGTEMHMDPNVPNYAVSGKGPNVPSGATLAIEPMITLGTIETTTLDDDWTVITNDRSRAAHWENTVAVTDAGLWVLTALDGGQAKLAEHGITIAPLD, encoded by the coding sequence ATGTCGTTCCTGCGCCGCCCTAAGATCGAGGCCAAGACCACCGAGCAGATCCTGCTGATGCGCGAGGCCGGGTTGGTCGTCGGCAAGACCCTGCAACGTGTTCGGGAACGGGCAGTCCCCGGGATCACCACCGGTCAGCTCGACGCGCTTGCTGAGGAGCACATCCGCAGCCTCGACAGCGTCCCGTCCTTCAAGGGCTACCACGGCTTTCCCGGCTCCCTCTGCGTGAGCGTGAACGAAGAGGTCGTGCACGGCATACCGGGGGAGCGGGTGCTGCACGAGGGCGACCTGGTCTCCATCGACTGCGGAGCGATCTTCTCCGGGTGGCACGGTGACGCCGCGATCTCCCTGATCGTCGGGGGGCCCGAAGCGGGCAGCGCGCAGGACCGTGCCCTGGTCGAGGACACCGAGGCCGCCCTGTGGGCCGGCATCGCCGCCCTGCGCGTGGGTGGTCGGCTGTTCGACGTCGGCGACGCGGTGGAGGGCTCCGTCGAGGGCGCGCTAGAACGCCGCCGGATCGCTGGGCAGGACCTGTCCTACGGCATCCTCGAGGACTATGTCGGCCACGGCATCGGCACGGAGATGCATATGGACCCCAATGTCCCCAACTACGCCGTGTCCGGGAAGGGGCCCAACGTCCCCTCCGGTGCCACCCTGGCTATCGAGCCGATGATCACCCTCGGCACCATCGAGACCACGACGCTCGACGACGACTGGACCGTCATCACCAACGACCGCTCGCGGGCCGCGCACTGGGAGAACACCGTCGCGGTGACCGACGCCGGACTCTGGGTGCTGACCGCGCTCGACGGCGGTCAGGCCAAACTGGCCGAGCACGGCATCACGATCGCTCCGCTGGACTGA